The Candidatus Nomurabacteria bacterium genome segment CAGAATGCAGATAATATAGACACGACTGGCGCTCTTCGTTTTCAATTAAAACTACCCTTACCTGCAGCACGCTATGTTGGCTTTTCTGATAATGCTCGTTTTATAGGTGTGCAAAATGACACAGCTTTTACGGTATATGATGCTGAGCTACAAACAATTTATCGCTTTGATAGCCCAGTTGCTTTACCACCAGAAGGCGCGCAATGGTTAGACGGCCATCGGTTCCATGTGGTGAGTGGTGGTAGCGAGCATGTATTTGAATTTGATGGTGCTAATTTTCAAACATTAACAGAAGCAGTGAACGGTCAAAAAGCGTTTTACGATAATGACTTTGTTCGCCTTTTTACCCTCGCTCCACAAGCTAATAATTCGTTAAATTTCCAAGTAGGTTTCTTAACGCTTACTAACTAAATTATCTTATAACCAACCAAACAAACGCTCGAACAAACTTGGTGCGTTTCCGGGTACGATATCGGGCGTATTTGCTACTTGGTTAGCCGTGCTAGCAGCTACGTTGCCATTAGGGTTCGGCGATATTTGCTCGGCGCGCACAACCAGCCTATTAATACTTGTACCAGGTGGGTCACACGTAATCAGGCTTAAAGAAGCCGTTTTATCTGTTGGCCCAAGCACACCAACATCACTCGGTTTAACGATGACTTTCTCGTATACCTTATACACATAGCGCTTGCCGCCATATTGCATCGTTATGGTGTCGCCTTCTTGCAGTTTGTTTAGTAGTACAAATGCAAACTTGTACTTACCTCTGTTGAGTAGATTATTCGATGAGTGCCCGACTATCACTACATTACCATTCTGCCCTGGCACAGGAGTGCTCGGATAGTGCACAACGCCGTTTTCCAGGGCCGCTTGAACAGCTTTTTCTTCATTGGTAGTCATGTCATAGACAACTGGTACATCAACATTGATTTTAGGAATAATAACTTTTGATTCTGGCCCGACTTGCTCATTTGGATTTATGATTATTGGCGATGCGCTCGCCGTGCGGCTTGGTGTAATAAAGGGCGCAATAAATCGCTCATTAAAAAAGCTGAGCATGACGACGGCTACTACAATCATACCCATGCTCAAACCAAACAAAAGCGACTGTAAATGGTGTTTAGGGCTTAGCTTGCCGCGGGCAGTCACCTTATCTAGTAACTCTGTCTTGGCAGTTTCCATTGATTTTTTATTTAACGAAGAACGTGGTTTTAACGAACGCCTCCGAGACATGCGCGGGCTAGATAACGGGGCTAGTTGCTTGCTGGCTGGTAATACCGATGATGTTGCTTGACTTGCTTTTTTACTTTTGTCGTAGGCACTATAAAACTCATTCCATACTTGGTGTTTTTCTGTATCTGGTAACGATTGATAATACGAGTGCCATTCTGTTTGAATTGTAGCCAAGTCTTGGCCAGAGTCCATGAGCTTTTTAATATATTTTTGATGTTTCGAATGTGCCCCTGTTGCAATAATCTCCTGCTCTTCTTGCAATGCCGATGGCTCTTTGGCGTATATAGAGCTAACTTTATTCCGTATCAAATCCAGCGCCGCTTTTGTTTGTGGCTTTTCTTCTGGCAAATCATCACTGGGTGATGACTGTGGTGTCGGTAATGGTAGTGATTGATCAAATTTAGGCATGCGAGTACCTTTTTAGGCTTTAGCTATCTTTATAATTATAGTACAATAGCTGTGCTTTAGCGACACGTACTAGGTGCTAATGCAAGGGTTGTACATCATCGGTTATATTTGGCGCCGCAGTGGCGGAATTGGTAGACGCGCTAGACTCAAAATCTTGTGAGCTTATGCTCGTGCCGGTTCAAGTCCGGCCTGCGGTACCATATCTAACTGATAAGTTTATTATAACATTTTATAAGTAAAAAAGCTACTATTTATAGTGGGGTGTTATTGGGTTATGCTCGTCGTGATTGCTTTAAATAATTGCGAAGGCTGTTGCATTGCCCACACTGCTGCTGTAATTGCAATTATTTGGCTGCTTGGCGGTGATTCGATTGGTTTGGTAATACTCACCTGCCCCCTGCAGGCAACATACACAGCGTGATTGTAACTGAGCAGTACAGACGCTGAATAGTCATTACTGAACGCTTCTAGCCACGTTACAAGCGCTTTAAGGGGCATCGTTGCGGTCAAAGGTTCTGCTACGCCAATGTTCATGGCTATTTTTTGTAACTGTGTAAATTGCGGAACAATCAGCGTACTTTTTCTATGTAAGAGTAAATGTGGAGTATCTATAAATGAGTCAAGATTTTCACCTTCTACTACGAGCATGGTGCTTATGTGAGTGCAAAAATCAATGAGCGCCATGGTGGTTTCGCTATTTTTACTCATATCGCCAGCTAAATAGATAATGTCAGCCCACTCTGCATACTGCAAGAGTGTGGTTACAGCCTCTTTTGCAAAGCTTCCGCTGGGTGTGCTGGGTGCAAACATAATATCTGGCGTCGCGGTACGCGGAAAATACCGTTTCGCTGCATCTGGGAGCACAACCCTCACCTCGCCTGCACCTTTATTTATGGCGATCCTATACGCTTCATTGGGCGCAGCAATACTGTGGCTATTTCCACCTATAATAAGCAGTTTACCTGCGAGCGCTTTTGTTTCTGGCTTGTTCCATATAAGTTCTGGATATAGCGGACTAAGCGTGGTTTGGGTGACGTAAGGCATGGCGTTACGCTACCACGTATCCTTTGTTTGTGTGATCTAGTTCATACACAACGTTTTTCCGTTCAACAACTATTTTCCAGCCATGTTTTTTTGCGTGGGCGTACAGTGCGGCTTCTGGATTAAAAGCAATTGGTTGAGCAACTAACTCTAGCATAGCAATATCGCTGACACTATCGCCAACTGCAATGCTACCTGTAAAACTGGCACCGTAGGTACTAACAAGCTCGCGAAGTGCGGTATCTTTACTATGCACAGGTGATTCAACATGGCCAGTGTATTTGCCCTCTATGGTAATGAGCTTTGCACCAACAGCCGCATCAAAACCGTGATAGGCGGCAAGTTTTTGTACAATTTCATCTTGTGAACCTGATATAGCAAATAGCAAGTAGCCCGCTTTTTTTAGTTGTTGAAGTAGGCTGCGTGTATACACAAATAGTTGATCCTTATATATGTCAAACACTTTTTCTACTGCTCTATGATATTGTTCTGGTG includes the following:
- a CDS encoding class D sortase; the encoded protein is MPKFDQSLPLPTPQSSPSDDLPEEKPQTKAALDLIRNKVSSIYAKEPSALQEEQEIIATGAHSKHQKYIKKLMDSGQDLATIQTEWHSYYQSLPDTEKHQVWNEFYSAYDKSKKASQATSSVLPASKQLAPLSSPRMSRRRSLKPRSSLNKKSMETAKTELLDKVTARGKLSPKHHLQSLLFGLSMGMIVVAVVMLSFFNERFIAPFITPSRTASASPIIINPNEQVGPESKVIIPKINVDVPVVYDMTTNEEKAVQAALENGVVHYPSTPVPGQNGNVVIVGHSSNNLLNRGKYKFAFVLLNKLQEGDTITMQYGGKRYVYKVYEKVIVKPSDVGVLGPTDKTASLSLITCDPPGTSINRLVVRAEQISPNPNGNVAASTANQVANTPDIVPGNAPSLFERLFGWL
- a CDS encoding HAD family phosphatase, which gives rise to MKQAKFAVFDIDGTLIRWQLFHAIVHELGKQGYMDETSHQKIRNARMKWKNRGNPDSFKEYETLLLGEYMVALQTIPPEQYHRAVEKVFDIYKDQLFVYTRSLLQQLKKAGYLLFAISGSQDEIVQKLAAYHGFDAAVGAKLITIEGKYTGHVESPVHSKDTALRELVSTYGASFTGSIAVGDSVSDIAMLELVAQPIAFNPEAALYAHAKKHGWKIVVERKNVVYELDHTNKGYVVA